The following proteins come from a genomic window of Brevibacillus antibioticus:
- a CDS encoding YwmB family TATA-box binding protein, giving the protein MGKWSGWFVLALLLVMGAVYWMPAQAKEAKPVVTEMMKVLEETGATGVSVQVRMRTAMGEGLRPEQVKELATKWAQHLEIPFSPSEQLRKHNIFAYRTTYTQNGVDLSYEVTGVPKNGAFSVYLVLQLSGNRDSLLYIGQVQETFTNALQSADFIPQISTCIRGLYNVKMGVDQQEGKILSIFGALQAAELERLQDETVVSISGYTPMWESFIALNGQKMNLQVATHRDSHSGTWITVGTPIITVEY; this is encoded by the coding sequence ATGGGGAAATGGTCTGGTTGGTTCGTGCTGGCTCTATTGCTCGTGATGGGGGCCGTGTATTGGATGCCTGCACAAGCAAAGGAAGCAAAGCCGGTTGTGACAGAAATGATGAAAGTACTAGAAGAAACGGGCGCAACGGGTGTATCGGTTCAGGTACGTATGCGTACGGCAATGGGAGAAGGCCTGCGTCCTGAACAAGTAAAAGAGTTGGCGACGAAATGGGCACAACACCTTGAGATTCCGTTTTCCCCAAGCGAACAATTGCGTAAACACAACATATTCGCATATAGGACTACATACACACAAAACGGCGTGGATCTGAGCTACGAGGTGACAGGAGTCCCTAAAAATGGAGCATTTTCTGTATATCTAGTACTTCAGTTATCTGGAAACCGTGATTCCCTACTATATATTGGACAAGTACAGGAAACCTTCACGAATGCCCTACAAAGCGCCGACTTTATTCCGCAAATTAGCACTTGTATTCGCGGATTGTACAATGTTAAGATGGGTGTTGACCAACAGGAGGGTAAAATATTGTCGATTTTTGGTGCTCTCCAGGCGGCAGAATTAGAACGTTTGCAAGATGAGACGGTTGTCAGCATTTCAGGGTATACCCCTATGTGGGAATCATTCATCGCGTTAAACGGTCAAAAGATGAATCTACAGGTGGCTACGCATCGTGACAGCCATTCTGGAACATGGATTACGGTAGGTACACCAATCATCACTGTGGAATATTAG